In Misgurnus anguillicaudatus chromosome 5, ASM2758022v2, whole genome shotgun sequence, a genomic segment contains:
- the kiaa2013 gene encoding uncharacterized protein KIAA2013 homolog, which yields MSDPLKIIWSQRQTMWLQQRLKCLPGLLSSSWARRVLVGFLLFLIFYWYSSSGGLLKFLSLSRESGGAAGVCLQTDINRWVSLVDRGEGVVYTPQTKDSVPFVVGNGHFLVDVDSNKLWVASSSQPGSAPVHQTEYSPIVRLLMPGVYSEARAMMLWYRKGSVLSSRCILTSKSQSSRDCIIVREEFVAHRSRSNVYLQRIHISNPTDSAVSFDVSAESRSFRSTMETMEEKEFTLSSGRVLTERKDFVFVVVATKRLSTKIQIPAKSEYLETVVSVIHTSEPTDGAKLDETLGKLREGVKREMVDVLRPNVEELMQEHQQAWVDLFISGVEIRKITDAHTPSSRTVNNTLYYILSTSTAPLLDLSITAEEHEKLESSLNYADHCFSGHATMHAENLWPERLTNVAQILQLVNLWNLTFQKRGCKVLVAAGAHGMMQGMVLSFGGLQFTENHLQFQADPDVLHNSYSLRGIHYNKDLINLAVLQDAEGKPFLHVSVKPQEKPVKLYACEAGCMNEPVELTSELRGHTFPVMVTQPITPLLYFSTDLTHLQDLRHTMHVKAILAHEDHMAKQYPGLPFLFWFSVASLIILFHLFLFKLIYNEYCGPGAKPLFRSKDDVII from the exons ATGAGTGATCCATTAAAGATCATTTGGAGCCAAAGACAGACCATGTGGCTGCAGCAGAGATTAAAGTGCCTGCCTGGTTTGCTTTCCAGCAGCTGGGCCCGTCGTGTTTTAGTCGGATTTCTGCTCTTCCTCATTTTTTACTGGTACTCGAGCTCAGGTGGGCTCCTGAAGTTTTTGAGCCTCTCCAGGGAATCTGGGGGAGCTGCAGGGGTGTGTTTGCAGACTGATATTAACAGGTGGGTGTCCCTGGTTGACAGAGGGGAGGGAGTGGTTTACACCCCACAGACAAAAGACTCAGTACCGTTTGTTGTGGGTAATGGACATTTTTTGGTCGACGTGGACTCTAACAAACTTTGGGTAGCGTCGTCTTCACAGCCCGGGTCTGCACCGGTTCACCAAACCGAGTACTCCCCAATAGTGCGGCTGCTGATGCCAGGCGTGTACTCGGAGGCGAGGGCTATGATGCTGTGGTACCGAAAAGGCTCTGTGCTATCTTCTCGATGCATTCTGACAAGTAAGTCTCAGTCGTCTCGAGATTGCATCATTGTCCGAGAGGAGTTTGTCGCCCATCGCAGCCGATCCAATGTTTATCTCCAGAGGATTCACATATCGAATCCTACAGACAGTGCTGTTTCTTTTGACGTGTCCGCCGAGTCTCGTTCATTTAGGAGCACCATGGAGACGATGGAGGAAAAAGAATTCACGCTGTCCTCGGGCAGGGTGCTCACCGAGAGAAAGGATTTCGTGTTTGTGGTGGTAGCCACAAAGAGATTAAGCACAAAAATTCAAATCCCTGCCAAATCGGAATATTTAGAGACTGTGGTGAGTGTGATTCACACCTCGGAGCCCACCGATGGTGCGAAACTGGATGAGACCCTTGGCAAGCTCAGAGAAGGAGTCAAGAGAGAGATGGTGGATGTTCTCCGACCTAATGTGGAAGAATTAATGCAAGAGCACCAGCAAGCATGGGTTGATCTCTTCATATCTG GTGTAGAGATCAGAAAGATAACAGACGCGCACACTCCGTCCAGTCGCACAGTCAACAACACCCTCTACTACATCCTCTCCACCTCCACAGCGCCCTTGCTGGATCTGAGTATCACCGCTGAAGAGCATGAAAAGCTGGAGTCCAGTCTAAATTATGCTGACCACTGCTTCAGCGGTCACGCTACCATGCACGCCGAGAACCTGTGGCCTGAACGCCTGACCAACGTCGCTCAGATTCTGCAGCTTGTCAACCTCTGGAACTTGACTTTCCAGAAAAGAGGCTGCAAAGTGCTTGTTGCGGCAGGCGCTCACGGTATGATGCAGGGCATGGTGCTTAGTTTCGGAGGTCTGCAGTTCACCGAAAACCATCTCCAGTTTCAGGCTGACCCGGACGTTCTTCACAACAGCTACTCTTTGAGGGGCATCCATTACAATAAAGACCTCATCAATTTGGCCGTGTTGCAGGATGCCGAAGGAAAACCCTTCCTGCACGTGTCCGTCAAGCCCCAAGAGAAGCCCGTAAAGTTGTACGCCTGTGAAGCCGGGTGCATGAACGAGCCCGTGGAGCTGACGTCGGAGCTGCGAGGTCACACGTTTCCTGTGATGGTGACCCAGCCCATAACACCCCTACTGTACTTCTCCACTGATCTCACTCATTTGCAGGACCTGAGGCACACCATGCACGTTAAGGCCATCTTGGCTCACGAGGACCACATGGCCAAACAGTACCCGGGGCTGCCGTTCCTTTTCTGGTTCAGCGTGGCATCCCTCATCATACTCTTCCACCTATTCCTCTTTAAACTCATCTACAACGAGTACTGCGGGCCAGGAGCCAAGCCGCTCTTCAGGAGTAAG GATGATGTCATTATTTGA